A single region of the Archangium lipolyticum genome encodes:
- a CDS encoding porin family protein has translation MKSVIRMGLCVAALWGGAALAGDDSWKQPYGGSGQAGQDEPRPVYRTVERGADTGLYILLGGGTDGYTGQLAPELNPGFAYGATVGVKPSKILGLEVGYSGGMNDIDLAGPGGVADGADIVRNGAQAAVTVGLTPTRLQPYVMGGIGIENFNVRGAGPVFGFQDDTSGYVPAGVGLRYNIGRLLTADARVNYNIPFEQDFAPVDNNIGNGRYQALLQFGGTY, from the coding sequence ATGAAGTCCGTCATCCGGATGGGTTTGTGTGTCGCGGCGCTGTGGGGCGGCGCGGCACTCGCGGGAGACGACAGCTGGAAGCAGCCATACGGCGGCTCCGGACAGGCCGGGCAGGATGAGCCACGACCGGTATACCGGACCGTGGAGAGAGGGGCGGACACGGGCCTCTACATCCTGCTGGGCGGCGGCACCGACGGCTACACCGGCCAGCTCGCACCCGAGCTGAACCCGGGCTTCGCCTATGGCGCCACCGTCGGTGTGAAGCCCTCGAAGATCCTCGGCCTGGAAGTGGGCTACAGCGGCGGCATGAACGACATCGACCTGGCGGGACCGGGCGGCGTGGCCGATGGCGCGGACATCGTGCGCAACGGCGCCCAGGCGGCCGTCACCGTGGGACTCACCCCCACGCGGCTGCAGCCCTACGTCATGGGCGGCATCGGCATCGAGAACTTCAACGTGCGCGGCGCCGGCCCGGTGTTCGGCTTCCAGGATGACACCAGCGGGTACGTGCCCGCCGGCGTGGGCCTGCGCTACAACATCGGCAGGCTGCTCACCGCGGATGCCCGGGTGAACTACAACATCCCGTTCGAGCAGGACTTCGCCCCCGTCGACAACAACATCGGCAACGGGCGCTACCAGGCACTGCTCCAGTTCGGCGGTACGTACTAG
- a CDS encoding SEC-C domain-containing protein has protein sequence MAERDTRELVRQLLEHTRLVPSRLRADILARGSEAVEPLLALLRDESLTREEAPGGGYAPVHAAELLSELRAPEALEPLVRRLLLTRPGEVLHDALLYALEDLGPAVAPVALEVLAEARTLDARLGQLSVLAHSGARDERIFEALLELLQEDPGQGALALARYGDPRAIEPLKRAFDACPVDEDVEDLFANQALIELESALVKLGGTLDAAQREKLERARRSRRWLGGMLWRMLDSMSPLPTPPGGDDPCWCGSGLRYEECHLGRDSR, from the coding sequence ATGGCTGAGCGGGACACGCGGGAGCTGGTGCGCCAGCTCCTGGAGCACACCCGCCTCGTCCCCTCCCGGCTGCGCGCGGACATCCTCGCGCGTGGCTCCGAGGCGGTGGAGCCGTTGCTGGCGCTCCTCCGGGACGAGTCGTTGACCCGGGAGGAGGCGCCGGGGGGCGGGTACGCGCCCGTGCACGCGGCGGAGCTGCTGTCGGAGCTCCGGGCTCCCGAGGCCCTCGAACCCCTGGTGCGGCGGCTCCTGCTCACCCGGCCCGGGGAGGTGCTCCATGACGCGCTGCTCTACGCGCTGGAGGACCTGGGGCCCGCGGTGGCCCCCGTCGCGCTGGAGGTGCTCGCCGAGGCCCGGACCCTGGATGCGCGCCTCGGCCAGCTCTCCGTGCTGGCTCACAGCGGTGCGCGGGACGAGCGCATCTTCGAGGCGCTCCTCGAGCTGCTCCAGGAGGACCCCGGTCAGGGCGCGTTGGCCCTGGCGCGCTACGGAGACCCTCGGGCCATCGAGCCCCTGAAGCGGGCCTTCGATGCGTGTCCGGTGGACGAGGACGTGGAGGATCTCTTCGCCAACCAGGCCCTCATCGAGCTGGAGAGTGCCCTCGTGAAGCTCGGCGGGACGCTCGACGCGGCCCAGCGCGAGAAGCTCGAGCGGGCCCGGCGCTCGCGGCGGTGGCTCGGCGGGATGCTGTGGCGGATGCTCGACTCGATGTCCCCACTCCCGACGCCTCCCGGGGGGGACGATCCCTGCTGGTGTGGCAGCGGTTTGAGGTACGAGGAGTGCCACCTGGGCCGCGACTCCCGTTAA
- a CDS encoding DUF2381 family protein, translating to MRKFLLRQPPLLLLLMAFAAVAREREPNVRNVYVRDDPKDEAKRVYVTGEVVTVLRFQQPCDPERTKMLGWEGRFEPVQCAGKSVLIVPLQDLEPEDRFLLLVTLTDGKELPFTVTATGKKERERPDQQVNVFLDPETREALQAQLKDARTRAQLLEEASRRHWKEDTEDHALARFLAKDSLRLTPLRARKRWYFKNKGATIEATVLTGKAKAAVLFHVTNSDPTRPWSLSGARLLTTRPGEKAPVLFGEAKPFALQKDWDELGPGASGSLAVVVDKSAFTSREGPCDLTVELYRQDGLLETHILLDRRLVRE from the coding sequence ATGCGGAAGTTCCTACTGCGTCAGCCGCCCCTGCTGCTTCTCCTCATGGCGTTCGCGGCCGTTGCCAGGGAGCGTGAACCCAACGTGCGCAACGTCTATGTCCGGGACGATCCAAAGGACGAAGCGAAACGCGTGTACGTCACCGGCGAGGTGGTCACCGTTCTCCGGTTCCAGCAGCCCTGTGACCCGGAGCGAACGAAGATGCTGGGCTGGGAAGGCCGCTTCGAGCCCGTGCAGTGCGCCGGAAAGTCGGTGCTCATCGTACCGCTCCAGGACCTCGAACCCGAGGATCGCTTCCTCCTACTGGTGACGCTCACGGACGGGAAGGAACTACCGTTCACCGTAACGGCCACCGGGAAGAAGGAGCGGGAGCGGCCCGACCAACAAGTGAATGTGTTCCTCGATCCGGAGACCCGGGAGGCCCTCCAGGCGCAGCTGAAGGACGCACGCACCCGGGCGCAGCTTCTCGAGGAAGCAAGCAGACGTCATTGGAAGGAAGATACCGAGGACCACGCGCTCGCCAGATTCCTGGCGAAAGACTCTTTGAGGCTCACGCCGCTTCGTGCCCGGAAGCGCTGGTACTTCAAGAACAAGGGGGCGACCATCGAGGCCACCGTACTCACCGGCAAGGCCAAGGCAGCGGTCTTGTTCCATGTGACCAACAGCGATCCGACCAGGCCTTGGAGCTTGTCCGGGGCGCGTCTCCTGACCACACGACCAGGAGAGAAGGCTCCCGTGTTGTTCGGAGAGGCGAAACCGTTCGCGCTACAGAAAGACTGGGACGAGCTTGGCCCGGGCGCATCCGGTTCCCTCGCTGTCGTCGTGGACAAGAGCGCGTTCACTTCACGAGAGGGTCCTTGCGACCTGACCGTGGAGTTGTACCGCCAGGATGGTCTGCTGGAGACCCATATTCTTCTAGATCGTCGTCTTGTCCGTGAGTAA
- a CDS encoding serine/threonine protein kinase yields the protein MPSTRALRPLVVVVLLIATSGCPSGGVLLRPDGSPGPEKCPEEALKAMRILRLRVGDSAFVELDVNQTDTSPITLYEGPVESMLNGDLGPLESPTRLYGRVWTGGPQVVVRYYEAKPPDGDTIPICAVARLAHGQLKKLPGSKPGMAVLEFSGAGVYIVDSFR from the coding sequence ATGCCTTCGACCAGAGCACTGCGCCCACTCGTGGTTGTAGTCCTGCTCATCGCGACCTCGGGCTGCCCTTCGGGCGGCGTGCTCCTGAGGCCAGACGGCAGCCCCGGACCGGAGAAATGCCCGGAAGAAGCCCTCAAGGCCATGCGGATTCTGCGTCTGCGAGTGGGGGACTCCGCCTTTGTCGAGCTCGACGTGAACCAGACAGACACCAGTCCCATCACTCTGTACGAGGGACCTGTCGAGAGCATGCTGAACGGAGACCTCGGTCCCCTCGAATCGCCCACTCGCCTCTACGGACGCGTCTGGACGGGTGGCCCGCAGGTCGTCGTCCGGTATTACGAAGCGAAGCCACCGGACGGGGACACCATTCCGATCTGTGCGGTGGCGAGGCTCGCACATGGCCAGCTCAAGAAATTGCCCGGCTCGAAGCCAGGGATGGCCGTACTCGAGTTTTCGGGGGCTGGGGTCTACATCGTAGACTCGTTCCGGTGA
- a CDS encoding DUSAM domain-containing protein yields the protein MNGETDWDDVWELARAVLENGAPLNLTDETRALLLRVAQEVAISKQDAEDALRSLPAATTMLREIDRRIHDGSWRLTDARNRAKKLRDEGDFDGAQQVMHDVLAVEVVPFYREQAEITLESLAGLAEVHATGRLNPNLHDRQQLAALSLRVQQGHALALTDDLCALLRRTAPTAAISETETEEALKSPEGAEALMGMVLSRFRESERRFLNSMYRMTSLRDSGDTEGARQQMRDVLAVEIVPQYRRMAEEQLRGLDSSPPES from the coding sequence ATGAACGGTGAGACCGATTGGGACGATGTGTGGGAATTGGCTCGTGCCGTGCTCGAAAACGGCGCCCCGTTGAACCTCACCGACGAGACGCGCGCCCTCCTTCTGCGGGTCGCTCAGGAGGTGGCCATCAGCAAGCAGGATGCGGAAGATGCTTTGCGCAGCTTGCCCGCCGCCACGACGATGCTACGGGAAATTGACCGGCGCATCCATGATGGATCTTGGCGCCTGACCGACGCTCGAAACCGGGCGAAGAAGCTGCGAGACGAGGGGGACTTCGACGGGGCACAGCAAGTCATGCATGACGTGCTCGCCGTGGAGGTTGTCCCCTTCTACCGGGAGCAAGCCGAAATCACGCTGGAGAGCTTGGCTGGGCTGGCGGAGGTGCACGCAACCGGGCGGCTCAATCCGAACCTACACGACCGGCAGCAACTCGCGGCGCTTTCCCTCCGAGTCCAGCAGGGTCACGCCCTGGCACTCACCGACGACTTGTGCGCCCTTCTTCGCCGGACCGCCCCCACGGCAGCCATCAGCGAGACCGAGACGGAAGAGGCCCTGAAGAGCCCGGAAGGCGCCGAGGCCCTGATGGGGATGGTCCTCTCTCGTTTCCGGGAGAGCGAGCGCCGATTCTTGAATTCGATGTACCGGATGACGAGCCTCCGGGACTCGGGTGACACCGAAGGTGCGCGCCAACAGATGCGTGACGTGCTCGCCGTGGAGATCGTGCCGCAATACCGCCGGATGGCCGAGGAACAACTAAGGGGCCTCGACAGTTCGCCCCCGGAGTCGTGA
- a CDS encoding immunity 52 family protein produces MSRVLTVPVLTKVMRALVLSWEPDWGGVISYGYQHLRDEPVGPPHTGWLMYFSRRRGEVPPLPAPVRVEPVEDKGSLVILTPERFTVDNPAHVSLADEVRTLLDRAGLLKETGDGGPVQA; encoded by the coding sequence ATGAGTCGTGTGCTCACCGTGCCGGTTTTGACAAAGGTGATGCGTGCCCTCGTGTTGTCCTGGGAACCAGACTGGGGCGGAGTGATTTCATACGGCTACCAACATCTCAGGGACGAACCCGTGGGCCCTCCTCACACGGGCTGGCTGATGTACTTCTCACGCCGCCGGGGAGAGGTGCCCCCCCTGCCCGCGCCCGTGCGCGTCGAGCCCGTGGAGGACAAGGGCTCGCTCGTCATCCTCACCCCCGAGCGCTTCACCGTGGACAACCCGGCCCACGTCTCACTCGCCGATGAGGTGCGCACGTTGCTCGACCGGGCCGGCTTGTTGAAGGAAACAGGCGACGGTGGCCCCGTCCAGGCGTAG
- a CDS encoding chemotaxis protein CheB — protein sequence MKLLLVEDSRSVAAFLEQILRREPDIELLPQVTDGRDAVAAVRRWNPQLVLMDLVLPGMDGVDAIAEIMATAPCPIVVLSGQLDTPGRDRTFESLRAGAVDVLAKPTAGGLDAVKEFRERLLRTVRVMAHARVVGRRRTPPNMPVVQVARPVTTLSEGKSCALLAIGGSTGAPPLVYELLRALPSPAPFPVLVAQHIIRGFEPSFARWLGGTGHRTVVAMGGEWLEPGAVFVSPADRDLVVRGGRLQTQPARGVSVPSVDVLFESVAGFHGARAVGLLLTGMGEDGARGLLAMRRAGALTVVQDGASCVVDGMPGAARAMGAASQILTPSEMSALLISLARSSAPFPPSPSGRGSG from the coding sequence GTGAAGCTGCTGCTGGTTGAGGACTCGCGCTCCGTCGCCGCCTTTCTCGAGCAGATCCTCCGGCGCGAGCCGGACATCGAGCTGTTGCCACAGGTGACGGACGGCCGTGACGCCGTGGCCGCGGTGCGTCGTTGGAATCCCCAGCTGGTGCTGATGGACCTGGTGTTGCCGGGGATGGATGGGGTGGATGCCATCGCGGAGATCATGGCCACGGCGCCCTGTCCCATCGTGGTGCTCAGCGGGCAGTTGGACACGCCCGGGAGGGACCGGACGTTCGAGTCGCTGAGGGCGGGAGCGGTGGACGTGTTGGCCAAGCCCACGGCGGGGGGGCTGGACGCGGTGAAGGAGTTCCGGGAGCGGCTGCTGCGCACGGTGCGGGTGATGGCGCACGCGCGGGTGGTGGGACGGAGGCGGACGCCCCCGAACATGCCGGTGGTGCAGGTGGCGCGGCCCGTGACGACCCTCTCCGAGGGGAAGTCATGCGCGCTGCTGGCGATTGGAGGCTCCACGGGGGCGCCGCCGCTCGTGTACGAGCTGCTGCGGGCGCTGCCCTCGCCGGCACCCTTTCCGGTGCTGGTGGCGCAGCACATCATCCGGGGATTCGAGCCGAGCTTCGCGCGCTGGCTGGGGGGGACGGGGCACCGGACGGTGGTGGCGATGGGGGGGGAGTGGCTGGAGCCGGGGGCGGTGTTCGTGTCACCGGCGGACCGGGACCTGGTGGTGCGGGGAGGGCGGTTGCAGACGCAGCCGGCGAGGGGGGTGTCGGTGCCCTCGGTGGACGTGCTCTTCGAGAGCGTGGCGGGGTTCCACGGCGCGAGGGCGGTGGGGCTGTTGCTGACGGGGATGGGAGAGGACGGGGCGAGGGGGTTGCTGGCGATGCGCCGGGCGGGAGCGCTCACGGTGGTGCAGGACGGCGCGAGCTGCGTGGTGGATGGGATGCCGGGAGCGGCGAGGGCGATGGGGGCGGCGAGTCAGATCCTCACGCCCTCGGAGATGTCGGCGCTGCTGATCTCCCTGGCCCGGAGCTCCGCGCCCTTCCCTCCCTCTCCCTCTGGGAGAGGGTCGGGGTGA
- a CDS encoding flagellar motor protein MotB, with translation MVPRLLLCLLLLPGLAMAQTPQPLPAFELERLQLEPSGLGSLVVGTGRTLDPGVVRVSLQAHFEHLPLNFARTWDPVVHSMALVQNRLTGHVTAAVGVLPWLQLGAQLPYIVDQQGDSFRGITPPEGRGMGTPWLSVRAAPLQVKNGAPLNLGLELSAGLPVGSTELLARDTFAVNPRVQASIQGEGYQVGAEVGALLRPGYDLSPLSQRTQDVVGSELRVGATVTSRGENGTSTRPELSVLLNLPLQGGRPSGEVLLGVRKHALKGLDLYFLGGPGMGTAVDIPVLRFLVGASFVTGEAD, from the coding sequence TTGGTCCCAAGACTCCTGCTCTGCCTCCTGCTCTTGCCCGGCCTGGCCATGGCCCAGACGCCCCAGCCCCTGCCCGCCTTCGAGCTGGAACGGCTGCAACTCGAGCCGTCCGGATTGGGCTCGCTGGTGGTGGGCACCGGCCGCACGTTGGACCCGGGCGTCGTCCGCGTGTCGCTCCAGGCGCACTTCGAGCACCTGCCCCTCAACTTCGCCAGGACGTGGGATCCGGTGGTCCACTCCATGGCCCTGGTGCAGAACCGGCTCACCGGGCACGTCACCGCCGCCGTCGGCGTGCTGCCCTGGCTCCAGCTCGGCGCGCAGCTGCCCTATATCGTGGACCAACAGGGAGACTCCTTCCGGGGCATCACCCCGCCCGAGGGCCGGGGAATGGGCACACCCTGGCTGTCGGTGCGTGCGGCCCCACTCCAGGTGAAGAACGGCGCGCCGTTGAACCTCGGCCTGGAGCTCTCGGCCGGACTGCCGGTGGGCAGCACGGAGCTGCTCGCGCGGGACACGTTCGCGGTGAACCCCCGGGTGCAGGCCAGCATCCAGGGCGAGGGCTACCAGGTGGGCGCCGAGGTGGGCGCCCTGCTGCGCCCCGGGTATGACCTGTCGCCACTGTCCCAACGCACGCAGGACGTGGTGGGCAGCGAGCTGCGCGTGGGCGCCACCGTCACCTCGCGCGGAGAGAATGGCACCTCCACCCGGCCCGAGCTCAGCGTACTGCTGAACCTTCCGCTCCAGGGAGGCCGGCCCAGCGGCGAGGTGCTGCTGGGCGTCCGCAAGCACGCCCTGAAGGGGTTGGATCTCTACTTCCTCGGAGGGCCCGGCATGGGCACCGCCGTGGACATCCCCGTCCTCCGGTTTCTCGTGGGCGCCTCCTTCGTCACGGGAGAGGCGGACTGA
- a CDS encoding cytochrome-c peroxidase: MRRWMLAGALAGSLGLSCTEPEEPFPNLDELELLQNLHSPTRNPPRDPTNKYGDNPVAAALGHRLFDDPGLSSCGTISCKSCHDGEGRTVDTAVAEGCNGKLTGRNPPSILNTGYSTWFMWDGRADRLWNQALLPLLSPIEMDSSADLLRARLSEAYAEDYRGLFGKLPSEEEDDEQLLANFGKVIAAYERTVNRTDAPFDQDVIRFLAAVAAGTAEKDPAYLGLKTFVRKGQCAACHKGPMLSDDQFHNIGVKDQSDSQRGVMAAADTLLAWTFNSAGPYSDAAAGSVESGRLQRLSSDVKQKSAELEGAYKTPTLRNVTLTAPYMHTGELKTLEDVIDLYDKGGEPRGNYAGEVSITIKPLELTDEEKKALVKLLESMTGAPR, translated from the coding sequence TTGCGTCGCTGGATGCTGGCGGGAGCCCTCGCTGGCTCCCTGGGCCTGTCGTGCACGGAGCCCGAAGAGCCTTTCCCCAACCTCGACGAGCTCGAGCTGCTCCAGAACCTGCACAGCCCCACGCGCAACCCGCCCAGGGACCCGACGAACAAGTACGGCGACAACCCGGTGGCGGCGGCGCTGGGCCATCGGCTCTTCGACGACCCGGGCCTGTCGAGCTGCGGCACCATCTCCTGCAAGAGCTGCCATGACGGCGAGGGCCGCACGGTGGACACGGCGGTGGCGGAGGGCTGCAACGGCAAGCTCACCGGGCGCAACCCGCCCTCCATCCTGAACACGGGCTACAGCACCTGGTTCATGTGGGACGGGCGCGCGGACCGGCTGTGGAACCAGGCACTGCTGCCGCTGCTGAGCCCCATCGAGATGGACTCCAGCGCCGACCTCCTGCGCGCCCGCCTGTCCGAGGCCTACGCGGAGGACTACCGCGGCCTCTTCGGCAAGCTGCCCTCGGAGGAGGAGGACGACGAGCAGCTGCTGGCCAACTTCGGCAAGGTCATCGCCGCGTACGAGCGCACGGTGAACCGCACCGACGCGCCTTTCGACCAGGACGTCATCCGCTTCCTCGCCGCGGTGGCGGCGGGCACGGCCGAGAAGGACCCGGCGTACCTGGGGCTGAAGACCTTCGTGCGCAAGGGCCAGTGCGCCGCGTGCCACAAGGGCCCGATGCTGAGCGACGACCAGTTCCACAACATCGGGGTGAAGGACCAGAGCGACAGCCAGCGCGGCGTGATGGCGGCGGCCGACACGCTGCTCGCGTGGACCTTCAACTCGGCGGGACCCTACAGCGACGCGGCCGCGGGCAGCGTCGAGTCGGGACGGTTGCAGCGGTTGAGCAGCGACGTGAAGCAGAAGAGCGCGGAGCTGGAGGGCGCCTACAAGACGCCCACGCTGCGCAACGTGACGCTGACGGCGCCGTACATGCACACCGGCGAGCTGAAGACGCTCGAGGACGTCATCGACCTGTACGACAAGGGCGGCGAGCCCCGGGGCAACTACGCGGGCGAGGTGTCCATCACCATCAAGCCGCTGGAGCTCACCGACGAGGAGAAGAAGGCGCTGGTGAAGCTGCTGGAGTCGATGACGGGGGCGCCGAGGTAG
- a CDS encoding biotin transporter BioY → MKTRDLVHVALFAAIVAALGLMPPLALPFIPVPITAQTLGVMLAGSSLGARKAGLSLLLFHLLVAAGLPLLAGGNGGLSVYVGPTGGFFVGFLPGAFVIGWLTERAWSRLSVPLAFAINVLGGIGVLYAVGIPWLAVAANLPLAKAALGSLAFLPGDCVKAAVAASVAVTLKRAWPLIQPPRPAGATSAPPSSTPAASPAPSSPRR, encoded by the coding sequence GTGAAGACCCGCGACCTCGTCCATGTCGCCCTGTTCGCCGCCATCGTGGCCGCGCTCGGGCTGATGCCTCCCCTCGCGCTGCCCTTCATCCCCGTCCCCATCACCGCCCAGACGCTCGGGGTGATGCTCGCCGGCTCCTCGCTCGGCGCGCGCAAGGCGGGCCTGTCCCTGCTGCTCTTCCACCTGCTCGTGGCCGCGGGGTTGCCGCTGCTCGCTGGAGGCAATGGCGGGCTCTCCGTCTACGTGGGGCCCACCGGTGGCTTCTTCGTGGGCTTCCTGCCCGGGGCCTTCGTCATCGGCTGGCTCACCGAGCGCGCCTGGTCACGCCTCTCGGTGCCGCTCGCCTTCGCCATCAACGTGCTCGGCGGCATCGGCGTCCTCTACGCCGTGGGGATTCCGTGGCTCGCCGTGGCGGCGAACCTGCCGCTCGCGAAGGCCGCCCTGGGCTCGCTCGCCTTCCTTCCCGGTGATTGCGTGAAGGCGGCCGTGGCCGCCTCCGTCGCCGTCACCCTCAAGCGCGCCTGGCCGCTCATCCAGCCGCCCCGGCCCGCCGGGGCTACCTCGGCGCCCCCGTCATCGACTCCAGCAGCTTCACCAGCGCCTTCTTCTCCTCGTCGGTGA
- a CDS encoding energy-coupling factor transporter transmembrane component T family protein: MSLGVYLHRDSPLHAVPAGAKMLALLAAGTGLLLFRSLPVVSAALAVTLGLYGLARLRPREVAPVLRLSAFVLGPLFLMQVWLSGWVFALESVLRLAVLLLLATLVSQTTRASDMLESLERAFRPLARFGLSPARLGLLLSLTLRFIPLLATWLREIQEAQRVRGLERNPLAVLVPLLVKTLRTADTLADAIDARCFDPEEPS, translated from the coding sequence GTGAGCCTCGGCGTCTACCTCCACCGGGACTCGCCCCTCCACGCCGTCCCTGCGGGCGCCAAGATGCTCGCGCTGCTCGCGGCCGGCACGGGGCTGCTGCTCTTCCGCTCCCTGCCCGTCGTCTCCGCCGCGCTCGCCGTCACGCTCGGCCTCTACGGGCTCGCGCGCCTGCGCCCGCGCGAGGTCGCCCCCGTCCTCCGGCTCTCCGCCTTCGTGCTCGGCCCGCTCTTCCTCATGCAGGTGTGGCTGTCCGGCTGGGTGTTCGCGCTGGAGTCCGTGCTGCGGCTCGCCGTGTTGCTGCTGCTCGCCACGCTCGTCTCCCAGACGACGCGCGCCTCGGACATGCTCGAGTCCCTGGAGCGCGCCTTCCGCCCCCTGGCCCGCTTCGGGCTGAGTCCCGCGCGGCTGGGCCTGCTGCTCTCCCTCACCCTGCGCTTCATCCCCCTGCTGGCCACCTGGCTGCGTGAAATCCAGGAGGCCCAGCGCGTGCGCGGCCTGGAACGCAATCCCCTCGCCGTGCTCGTCCCGCTGCTCGTCAAGACACTCCGCACCGCCGACACGCTCGCCGACGCCATCGACGCGCGCTGCTTCGACCCCGAGGAACCCTCGTGA
- a CDS encoding energy-coupling factor ABC transporter ATP-binding protein: protein MIQLRAVNHHFGEHHVLKGLDLSLSERRVAVVGSNGSGKSTFVRLLNGLLVPDQGQVLVEGLDTRKDARAVRRKVGFVFQNPDNQIVLPTVEEDIAFGLKNLRLPPAEISERVTSILRRYGLEGFRQHPAHLLSGGQKQLLALSSVLVMEPRYVVFDEPTTLLDLRNKRRLARAIHDMPQTAIVVSHDLELLRDFDRVLVFDEGRIVLDDVPSVALDAYVRMMA, encoded by the coding sequence ATGATCCAGCTCCGCGCCGTCAACCACCACTTCGGTGAGCACCACGTCCTCAAGGGGCTCGACCTCTCCCTCTCCGAGCGCCGCGTCGCCGTGGTCGGTTCCAATGGTTCCGGCAAGAGCACCTTCGTCCGTCTCCTCAACGGGCTCCTCGTTCCCGATCAGGGTCAGGTCCTCGTCGAGGGGCTCGATACCCGCAAGGACGCCCGTGCCGTCCGCCGCAAGGTGGGCTTCGTCTTCCAGAACCCCGACAACCAGATCGTCCTCCCCACCGTCGAGGAGGACATCGCCTTCGGGTTGAAGAACCTCCGTCTCCCTCCGGCCGAAATCTCCGAGCGCGTCACCTCCATCCTCCGCCGCTACGGTCTGGAGGGCTTCCGTCAACACCCCGCCCACCTCCTCAGTGGCGGTCAGAAGCAGCTCCTGGCGCTCTCCTCCGTGCTCGTCATGGAGCCCCGCTACGTCGTCTTCGACGAGCCCACCACGCTGCTCGATCTGCGCAACAAGCGCCGTCTCGCCCGGGCCATCCACGACATGCCCCAGACGGCCATCGTCGTCTCGCACGACCTGGAGCTGCTGCGCGACTTCGACCGCGTGCTCGTCTTCGACGAGGGCCGCATCGTCCTCGATGACGTCCCCTCCGTCGCCCTCGACGCCTACGTCCGGATGATGGCGTGA
- a CDS encoding NAD(P)/FAD-dependent oxidoreductase has product MENNPQRHRVVIVGAGFGGLQAASKLRKSPVEVTVLDRYNHHLFQPLLYQVATAVLSPGDISAPIRQVLRGRNTTVLLAEASSIDMERKVVVCDGGDIPYDTLVLATGATHSYFGHPEWARFAPGLKTIDDARTIRERVLLALEAAERDPDPERRREWLTFVIIGAGPTGVELAGALAYMTRHSLPRDFRRVDVSQARVLLLEGLPRVLNTYPEELSQRARADLEKLGVEVRTGAMVTAVDEEGVSVGDTRIRARTVLWGAGVAASPLARTLGVPLDRAGRVKVEPTLTVPGHEDVFVIGDLASLMQDGKPVPGIAPAAMQMGRHVARNIRRRIEGLPLEPFRYHDKGSFAVIGRGSAIGVLYDKVRLRGKPAWLMWLGIHITFLIGFRNKLAVMFDWAYTYLTKRRDVRLITGLHAGKLPPIQSTQALPDAEAHGEEHPGVGLTRPEPEPTHMH; this is encoded by the coding sequence ATGGAAAACAACCCGCAGAGGCATCGTGTGGTCATCGTCGGCGCGGGCTTCGGTGGACTTCAGGCGGCGAGCAAGCTGCGGAAGTCCCCCGTCGAGGTGACCGTGCTCGACCGGTACAACCACCACCTGTTCCAGCCGCTGCTCTACCAGGTGGCCACCGCCGTCCTCAGCCCGGGTGACATCTCCGCCCCCATCCGCCAGGTGCTGCGCGGCCGCAACACCACCGTGCTGCTCGCCGAGGCCAGCTCCATCGACATGGAGCGCAAGGTGGTCGTCTGTGACGGCGGCGACATCCCCTACGACACCCTGGTGCTCGCCACCGGCGCCACGCACTCGTACTTCGGTCATCCGGAGTGGGCCCGGTTCGCCCCCGGTCTCAAGACCATCGACGACGCGAGGACCATCCGCGAGCGCGTGCTGCTGGCCCTCGAGGCCGCCGAGCGCGATCCCGACCCCGAGCGCCGGCGCGAGTGGCTCACCTTCGTCATCATCGGTGCCGGCCCCACCGGCGTGGAGCTGGCCGGCGCCCTCGCGTACATGACCCGGCACTCCCTGCCCCGGGACTTCCGCCGCGTCGACGTCTCCCAGGCTCGCGTCCTCCTCCTGGAGGGCCTCCCCCGCGTCCTCAATACCTATCCCGAGGAGCTCTCACAGAGGGCGCGCGCGGACCTCGAGAAGCTCGGCGTGGAGGTGCGCACCGGTGCCATGGTCACCGCCGTGGACGAAGAGGGCGTCTCCGTTGGCGACACCCGCATCCGCGCGCGCACGGTGCTCTGGGGCGCCGGCGTGGCCGCTTCTCCCCTGGCTCGTACGCTCGGCGTGCCGCTCGACAGGGCCGGCCGCGTGAAGGTGGAGCCCACGCTGACCGTTCCCGGCCACGAGGACGTCTTCGTGATTGGTGACCTCGCCTCGCTGATGCAGGACGGCAAGCCGGTGCCGGGCATCGCCCCGGCGGCCATGCAGATGGGCCGGCACGTGGCCAGGAACATCCGCCGCCGCATCGAGGGCCTGCCGCTGGAGCCGTTCCGCTACCACGACAAGGGCTCCTTCGCCGTCATCGGCCGGGGCTCGGCGATCGGCGTGCTCTACGACAAGGTCCGCCTGCGCGGCAAGCCCGCCTGGTTGATGTGGCTGGGCATCCACATCACCTTCCTCATCGGCTTCCGGAACAAGCTGGCCGTGATGTTCGACTGGGCCTACACGTATCTCACCAAGCGGCGGGACGTGCGGCTCATCACCGGCCTGCATGCGGGGAAGCTCCCTCCCATCCAGTCCACCCAGGCGCTTCCTGACGCCGAGGCTCACGGCGAGGAGCACCCCGGTGTCGGCCTGACGCGGCCCGAGCCCGAGCCGACGCACATGCACTGA